One stretch of Pedobacter riviphilus DNA includes these proteins:
- a CDS encoding protein-disulfide reductase DsbD domain-containing protein — protein MMKKMLTACLMLVSLLTFGTEKYRDKIALKVLYVGYNPDKAMPKNVVYYSTTPSVVEKIYKTRMADFKAFLEQRFTEVKVVDVADYKVEMSDEVDVTLMDAGPVNMPANFSRPMVLMHAMAPNVGLPLGLKFDWYCQCLDDEALNIKIDHPIFNTPNAVKLSMVKKATPGSFFNGHQGVGTPKQMDRWRVVKQGFSSKEPYLIGMVSHGEGFNDSPDAESISGGVCLKNAEAVALGRQGNYFMWGFAGSPDYMTDEAKDVFVNTICYIKKFDHLPAIVKKVQIETRSGIDELIYRLNKDLYNQAIVSRREGNLRMLKMQQELKDKKAKGEDIGHGNEMFLKMPVTNDTQSFEDYVKGYAGDSLFAIYGTNISLYHKYYRQNYEYFYPSGVYTLQLDHDAQKLGISNRKVALLDKCVSLLEASKEVAMAQRLLERYTTQKFNKAAEWRNWLNLNRNNLFYTESGGFKFMVNTYGKNVPVGQQQSYQLPKVIAGGEPTAADPVTVSARFIPGNGNKKDSLLIEAKILKGWHIYAYVSKDNPFVVTETRLELPEGAVADQEWKTTAAIPYPGNEGMFIFEGKANFRIMVDYSKAKAGTKIKCGLYYQVCDETKCYPPKEKILEILI, from the coding sequence ATGATGAAAAAGATGCTAACAGCATGCCTGATGCTGGTTTCGCTGCTCACTTTTGGGACTGAGAAATATCGGGATAAAATTGCCTTAAAGGTTTTGTATGTTGGGTATAATCCCGATAAAGCAATGCCCAAAAACGTAGTGTATTATTCAACTACGCCAAGTGTGGTCGAAAAAATATATAAAACCAGAATGGCAGATTTTAAAGCCTTTTTGGAACAGCGTTTTACCGAAGTTAAGGTAGTGGATGTTGCCGATTACAAGGTAGAAATGTCTGATGAGGTTGATGTAACCTTAATGGATGCCGGTCCGGTTAACATGCCAGCAAACTTTAGTCGTCCTATGGTTTTAATGCATGCCATGGCACCAAACGTAGGTTTGCCTTTAGGTTTAAAATTCGATTGGTATTGCCAGTGTTTGGATGATGAAGCTTTAAATATCAAAATCGATCATCCCATTTTTAATACGCCAAATGCCGTAAAACTAAGCATGGTCAAAAAAGCGACGCCAGGTTCTTTTTTTAACGGACATCAAGGCGTTGGCACACCCAAGCAAATGGATAGGTGGCGGGTGGTAAAACAGGGTTTTTCTTCTAAAGAGCCTTATCTAATCGGCATGGTTTCGCATGGAGAAGGATTTAATGATTCGCCCGATGCTGAATCTATTTCAGGTGGCGTTTGCCTTAAAAATGCCGAGGCAGTAGCACTGGGCCGCCAAGGAAATTACTTTATGTGGGGCTTTGCAGGCTCTCCAGATTATATGACAGATGAGGCCAAAGATGTTTTTGTAAACACGATCTGTTACATCAAAAAATTCGATCACCTTCCGGCTATTGTTAAAAAAGTGCAGATCGAAACCCGTAGCGGCATAGATGAGCTAATTTATCGGTTAAACAAAGATCTTTATAATCAGGCTATTGTTTCGCGGCGGGAAGGCAATCTTCGCATGCTTAAAATGCAGCAGGAATTAAAGGATAAAAAAGCAAAGGGAGAAGATATTGGCCATGGCAACGAAATGTTTTTGAAAATGCCGGTAACCAACGATACCCAATCTTTTGAGGATTATGTAAAAGGTTATGCAGGAGATAGTTTATTTGCTATTTATGGTACTAATATCAGTCTCTACCACAAGTATTACCGTCAAAATTATGAGTATTTTTATCCCTCTGGTGTGTATACCCTTCAGTTAGACCATGATGCACAAAAACTAGGTATTTCTAACCGTAAAGTGGCGCTTTTAGATAAATGTGTAAGTTTATTGGAGGCCAGCAAAGAGGTAGCAATGGCGCAACGCTTGCTCGAACGTTACACTACTCAAAAATTCAACAAAGCAGCTGAATGGAGAAATTGGCTCAATCTAAACCGTAATAATCTATTTTATACCGAATCTGGTGGTTTTAAATTCATGGTGAACACCTATGGGAAAAATGTTCCTGTTGGCCAACAACAAAGCTATCAATTACCAAAAGTCATTGCAGGTGGTGAACCTACCGCAGCCGATCCAGTAACCGTTTCTGCAAGATTTATTCCCGGTAATGGCAATAAAAAAGACAGTTTGCTTATCGAAGCCAAAATTTTAAAAGGCTGGCATATTTATGCTTATGTATCTAAAGATAATCCATTTGTGGTTACCGAAACCAGATTGGAACTTCCTGAAGGTGCAGTGGCTGATCAAGAATGGAAAACAACAGCAGCTATTCCTTATCCGGGCAATGAGGGTATGTTCATTTTTGAAGGAAAGGCAAATTTTAGGATAATGGTCGATTACAGTAAGGCAAAAGCTGGCACTAAAATTAAATGTGGCTTATACTATCAGGTGTGTGATGAAACCAAATGTTACCCACCTAAAGAAAAGATATTAGAAATACTCATTTAA
- a CDS encoding TlpA disulfide reductase family protein gives MKIIKLAALAFLLPVLCWAQAPNFSLTGKIGTLGAPAMAYIDYMDNGVSHEDSVALVNGNFKFTGHISGNAYARMALDHSGGGKGKAVYTGDVIYFYFGKEQVTITSKDSLENAVFAGSKVYQEYDGYNKAIGGTIMALTKAVNIDFNSGTPEQQKDTAYRKAVDLRFRKNIQNRTDKQFQFAKEHPTSYFALVALSEAAGSKVDVAKVEPLFNALNKAYRETDMGKELAQRIAASGITAVGNIAPLFTQNNVVGKPVSLASLKGKVVLVEFWASWCGPCRAENPNLVKQYQTYKDKGFEIISVSLDNVKERWLEAIEKDGLDWIHVSDLKGWNNEVGRLYGVRAVPASFLVDAKGKIIGNGLRGEPLNKKLAEIFN, from the coding sequence ATGAAAATTATAAAATTAGCAGCATTAGCCTTTTTGTTACCGGTTTTATGCTGGGCACAAGCGCCGAATTTTAGTTTAACAGGTAAGATAGGCACATTAGGTGCGCCAGCAATGGCTTATATCGATTATATGGATAATGGTGTAAGCCATGAAGATTCTGTAGCCCTGGTTAACGGAAATTTCAAATTTACCGGGCATATTTCTGGCAATGCTTATGCGCGCATGGCCTTAGATCATAGCGGTGGCGGTAAGGGTAAGGCGGTGTATACCGGAGATGTGATTTACTTTTATTTTGGTAAGGAACAGGTAACGATCACTTCAAAGGATTCTTTGGAAAATGCTGTTTTTGCGGGCTCAAAGGTGTACCAGGAATATGATGGCTATAACAAAGCCATCGGTGGTACCATTATGGCCTTAACCAAAGCTGTAAATATCGATTTTAACAGTGGCACACCAGAGCAGCAAAAAGATACGGCCTACAGGAAAGCGGTAGATCTGCGCTTCAGAAAAAACATCCAGAACAGAACTGATAAACAGTTTCAATTTGCTAAAGAACACCCAACTTCATACTTCGCTTTGGTGGCGCTCTCAGAAGCTGCCGGTAGTAAGGTTGACGTAGCCAAAGTAGAGCCGCTTTTTAATGCCTTGAACAAAGCGTACCGCGAAACCGATATGGGTAAAGAACTCGCGCAGCGTATTGCTGCAAGTGGCATTACCGCTGTTGGAAATATAGCGCCGCTTTTTACGCAGAACAATGTGGTAGGCAAGCCAGTTTCATTAGCCAGTTTAAAAGGAAAAGTGGTATTGGTTGAGTTTTGGGCAAGTTGGTGTGGACCATGCAGGGCCGAAAATCCGAATCTGGTAAAACAATATCAAACCTATAAAGATAAAGGCTTCGAAATAATTTCAGTTTCGTTGGATAATGTAAAAGAGCGCTGGTTAGAAGCGATTGAAAAAGACGGTTTAGACTGGATTCATGTTTCTGATCTGAAAGGATGGAACAACGAAGTGGGCCGTTTATATGGCGTACGCGCCGTACCTGCAAGTTTTCTGGTAGATGCAAAGGGTAAAATTATCGGTAATGGCTTACGTGGCGAACCTTTGAATAAAAAGCTTGCTGAAATATTCAATTAA
- a CDS encoding PKD-like family lipoprotein — translation MNIKKLILLIMGVFSLAACHKDLGNYDIDMPIEPKLANLDSVYTASVGDSLIIKPKIEGADAANVELQWRVSVIEGNDVLYNGPALRIIFGLQAKRYAARLTVYNKANGMKYFHKFYIDGGTEFAKGTTVLSVENGITQFSFVKPDGSVQARLYRAMQGKDLPANPTNLFLLKNTFTGGTLLGYWIITKNGGIRLEPNTMQEDPKYPNTLKDNFFTQPDNLEVGSLISHPQGVMMGVVNGKFYGGTTSTWDQAATYGMFGLPADGDYELAPSFVMSFTQSATYFIGFDRNRKQFVRINLYGAPVYFGAQYSVTTANAFDPLNVGMDLLHIEQLNNADCFAYCKGTDGKIYELKFNVQFNGPFTFTPQHKRLFVRQELINESTKWSGAKNGVIYIANGSKVYRYNPVNEELRELATSFTGKTISMLKLSEDEETLMVGTEETVSFLNITTGVNGVLIKKIEGIPGAPVDIAIRK, via the coding sequence ATGAATATTAAAAAATTAATCTTATTAATAATGGGCGTGTTTTCTTTAGCCGCCTGTCATAAAGACCTTGGCAATTATGATATCGATATGCCTATTGAGCCTAAACTGGCTAACCTTGATTCTGTTTACACTGCCAGTGTAGGTGATAGTTTGATCATCAAACCAAAAATAGAAGGTGCAGACGCCGCGAATGTAGAACTTCAATGGAGAGTTAGTGTAATTGAAGGGAATGATGTTTTGTATAACGGACCAGCTTTAAGGATCATTTTCGGTTTGCAGGCTAAAAGATATGCTGCACGCCTTACCGTTTATAACAAAGCAAATGGGATGAAATACTTCCATAAATTTTATATAGATGGCGGAACCGAATTTGCCAAAGGTACAACAGTACTAAGCGTTGAAAACGGAATCACACAGTTTTCGTTCGTAAAGCCAGATGGTAGTGTACAGGCACGTTTATACCGTGCCATGCAGGGGAAAGATTTGCCTGCTAATCCAACAAATTTATTTCTGTTAAAGAATACATTTACTGGCGGTACCTTATTGGGCTATTGGATCATTACAAAAAATGGTGGAATCAGGCTGGAACCCAATACCATGCAGGAAGATCCAAAATATCCAAATACACTTAAGGATAACTTCTTTACACAACCAGATAATCTTGAGGTTGGTTCACTGATCTCGCATCCTCAAGGGGTAATGATGGGCGTTGTTAACGGTAAGTTTTATGGTGGCACAACAAGTACCTGGGATCAGGCCGCCACTTACGGCATGTTTGGTTTGCCAGCTGATGGTGACTATGAACTGGCCCCATCTTTTGTAATGAGTTTTACGCAATCGGCTACTTATTTTATCGGATTTGACCGGAACAGAAAACAATTTGTGCGGATTAATCTTTATGGCGCCCCTGTTTATTTTGGTGCCCAATATTCGGTTACCACTGCCAATGCTTTTGATCCGCTAAATGTAGGTATGGACCTTCTTCATATCGAGCAACTTAACAACGCTGACTGTTTCGCTTATTGCAAAGGAACCGATGGTAAAATTTATGAACTTAAGTTTAACGTCCAGTTTAACGGACCATTCACCTTTACACCTCAGCATAAACGGTTATTTGTGCGCCAGGAGTTAATTAATGAAAGTACGAAATGGAGTGGCGCTAAAAATGGGGTAATCTATATTGCCAATGGTAGTAAAGTTTACCGTTATAATCCCGTAAATGAAGAGTTGAGGGAACTGGCTACCAGCTTTACTGGAAAAACGATTTCGATGTTAAAACTTAGTGAAGACGAAGAAACATTGATGGTAGGGACGGAAGAAACCGTTTCTTTTTTAAATATAACCACAGGAGTAAATGGGGTACTCATTAAAAAGATAGAAGGTATACCTGGCGCTCCAGTAGATATCGCAATTAGAAAATAA
- a CDS encoding DUF4843 domain-containing protein, whose product MKIYILIFAIICLVSCKKAEEMRFDHSANVYFDIYNGDKDSIVRTFAYNPTLAQDTVWLPVRLSGIRTDADRKFSARVDADSSTATPGLHYEALKPQYSILPNRGIGYIPVVIYNKDRQLENRSVSILIKLTGTPDLGIENPYLIRAKVVFSSKLEKPSWWDTWPLPPYSRTKHELFILVTAQTSLTTDGLDAPKNLYYIGLLTTMLNNPFNWVAKNAAKGYVIEEVTPGNTDSYYFYNKSNPSKKTLLRKNMQNGKYYFIDENGNEVI is encoded by the coding sequence ATGAAAATATACATATTAATATTCGCAATCATCTGCCTGGTTTCTTGCAAGAAAGCAGAAGAAATGCGTTTTGATCACAGTGCAAATGTTTATTTCGACATTTACAACGGAGATAAAGACAGTATAGTAAGAACCTTTGCCTATAATCCTACACTGGCTCAGGATACAGTATGGCTGCCGGTACGTTTATCAGGAATCAGAACCGATGCAGATCGGAAATTCAGTGCACGTGTAGATGCTGATTCTTCTACAGCCACACCTGGTCTACATTATGAAGCTTTGAAACCGCAATATTCCATTCTTCCAAATAGGGGAATAGGTTACATTCCGGTGGTTATTTATAATAAGGATCGACAGCTTGAAAACAGGTCGGTTTCGATATTGATCAAATTAACGGGTACGCCTGATCTGGGCATCGAAAACCCTTATCTAATCAGGGCAAAAGTAGTATTCTCATCTAAATTAGAAAAACCGAGTTGGTGGGATACCTGGCCACTACCGCCTTACTCGAGAACCAAACATGAGCTGTTTATTCTGGTAACTGCGCAGACTTCTCTTACTACCGACGGACTTGATGCACCGAAAAACCTCTATTATATAGGTTTATTAACCACGATGTTAAACAATCCATTTAATTGGGTCGCCAAAAATGCCGCAAAAGGCTATGTTATTGAAGAAGTAACACCTGGCAATACCGATAGCTATTATTTCTACAATAAAAGCAATCCGTCTAAAAAAACGCTTTTGAGAAAAAACATGCAGAATGGTAAATATTATTTTATAGATGAAAATGGCAATGAGGTTATTTAA
- a CDS encoding RagB/SusD family nutrient uptake outer membrane protein, protein MKIRLLICLILITGLLSSCKKWLEVEPESEIAAPILFSTESGFMEAINGVYNRSTESDLYGKELTFGTTEVLAQNFSMRDDGQDYRQTSLYNYKHGEFIKRKDKIWAGLYNAIVNCNLILENVDAKKNIFSGSNYAIVKGEALALRAYLHFDLLRLFAPSYLRNATAKGIPYANKYTKEITPVSSVSETIALIIKDLEQAKQLLMVDPIRSAGYIVNYPLVTDTLKNTEEKNPSLFLQNRRHRLNYYAVCGTLARVYLYKNDKVNALQNAKEVIDSKKFPWTAKSDFEAFEDSKKDRILYKELVFGWYIPGAAKEIKDNWFQSGTRGFYLIEDAADYIYEKATAGASDSRYKYWLSATSNQSSRSYDIVKYRRNPLSAEANANLHYLMAPAIRLSELYYIAAECSYASNPTAAVNYLTQVREARQIGDPLSINSEEDLLKELLKDARKEWLAEGQLFYMYKRLNRGIVGQTGVIIPASDNIFVLPLPNDEIVYGGR, encoded by the coding sequence ATGAAGATTAGATTGTTAATCTGCCTCATCTTAATCACGGGATTATTGAGTTCCTGCAAAAAGTGGCTGGAAGTTGAGCCGGAATCAGAGATAGCAGCTCCAATTTTATTCAGTACCGAAAGTGGTTTTATGGAAGCCATAAACGGCGTGTATAACCGCAGTACAGAATCAGATCTGTATGGTAAAGAGCTTACATTTGGTACAACAGAAGTATTGGCGCAAAATTTTTCGATGCGTGATGATGGACAGGACTACAGGCAAACCTCGCTGTACAATTATAAACATGGCGAATTTATTAAACGGAAGGATAAAATATGGGCTGGTTTATACAATGCCATTGTTAACTGTAACCTGATTCTGGAAAACGTAGATGCAAAAAAGAACATTTTTAGCGGCAGTAATTATGCTATTGTTAAAGGAGAGGCACTCGCACTAAGGGCATATTTGCATTTCGACTTATTACGTCTTTTTGCACCTTCTTATTTAAGAAATGCCACTGCAAAAGGAATTCCCTATGCAAACAAATATACCAAAGAGATTACGCCTGTTTCCAGCGTATCAGAAACGATAGCGCTCATTATTAAGGATCTGGAGCAAGCGAAACAATTATTAATGGTAGATCCGATTCGCAGTGCCGGTTATATCGTAAACTATCCTTTGGTTACCGATACGCTAAAAAATACGGAGGAGAAGAACCCGAGTCTTTTTTTACAGAACAGAAGGCACCGCTTAAATTATTATGCAGTGTGTGGCACGCTTGCCCGGGTATATCTTTATAAAAATGATAAAGTTAATGCCTTACAGAATGCAAAAGAGGTAATCGACTCTAAAAAATTCCCCTGGACAGCAAAAAGTGATTTTGAGGCTTTCGAAGATTCAAAGAAAGATCGGATTCTTTATAAGGAACTTGTTTTTGGATGGTATATACCTGGTGCCGCAAAAGAGATAAAAGACAATTGGTTTCAAAGTGGCACCAGGGGCTTTTATTTAATTGAGGATGCTGCGGATTATATTTATGAAAAAGCAACAGCTGGGGCAAGTGATTCCCGTTATAAATACTGGTTATCCGCTACTTCGAACCAATCGTCAAGATCTTACGATATTGTTAAATACCGCCGAAACCCTTTAAGTGCTGAAGCAAACGCCAATTTACATTATTTAATGGCCCCGGCAATCAGGCTTAGTGAGCTATATTATATCGCTGCTGAGTGCTCATATGCAAGCAATCCCACAGCCGCAGTAAATTATCTTACACAAGTTCGCGAAGCGAGGCAGATAGGCGATCCTTTATCCATCAACAGTGAAGAAGACCTGTTAAAAGAACTGCTTAAAGATGCACGTAAGGAGTGGTTGGCAGAAGGCCAGCTTTTCTATATGTATAAAAGGCTAAATAGGGGGATTGTTGGGCAAACTGGTGTAATCATCCCAGCTTCTGATAACATTTTCGTGCTGCCGCTCCCTAACGATGAGATTGTTTATGGAGGCAGATAA
- a CDS encoding SusC/RagA family TonB-linked outer membrane protein, which produces MKLTTILLFVGALHLSAATFSQTVTLSRRKTSLKQVFKEIKKQTGYFFFYKGQLLQDKPDVIVEFNNASLVDALNAALKDQNLSYNIVNKTIVINRKENLPVVTASVAVKIEVKGVVADKATGETLPGVNVSIKNGASVGITNDKGEFKVNVDEGSILVFSYVGYDLFETKVTVTKTLNVKLSPKMTQMNDVVVTGYQTIKKDNYTGNAITISGDQLKRVNPQNLLQSIGTFDPSFKLIDNNLAGSNPNRIPSINVRGASALPSGDGQVLRRDEILGTANMPVFMLDGYEVSVQKVFDLDVNRIASVTSLKDAAATAIYGSRAANGVIVITTKTPLEGKLRVEYNYELNLTAADLTDYQVLDAAEKLDYEVLAGLYSSSKQQVPQDQLDEIYYHKKANVIGGVNSYWLSQPLRNTIGHKHAVNLDGGSQAFRYNVNLRYQTRPGAMKGSERDQYSGGMSFQYNVKKLQFRNELSITQVGATESPYGDFSNYVRMNPYYPLKDANGVAMRISDVYEKQDRSKEYVFNPLFDANLSSFNKSKYTEIIDNLSADLEVAKDLRLRAQMSVTTRSNSDDIFTSPQANKYYLYTTDKIDEKGEYTNREMKETYWDSNIRLTWLKQIGGNYFNALVGVNARTELRDQKEFTAIGFANDRFTSIGFAKGYAEDGKPQSRLEKARLFGSFFTMNYSYKNRYLMDGTVRIDGSSKFGVNNKLAPFWSFGLGWNVHQEQFLKDNRVISQLRIKASTGLTGSVEFDPYLSKTIYKYNTGNWYSSGIGAHVNNYGNENLGWQKTRMTDIGVDIGLFKDRVMIMPRIYKKFTKDILADITLPPSTGFLSYKENLGDMENKGAELGLTIDAVRSKDWSVNLNASMVSNRNKVVRISNALKKYNDRADELQSVKPSDGGYRGIPLLRFSEGQPFNAIYGVRSLGIDPENGRELYLKKDGTLTYDYDKRDYVVIGDPNPKVSGYFGGTVNYKRFSLYVQFQTFFGGDKYNLTLVERVENADPRYNVDKRVFEEKWKQPGDLSFYKNIADNGETDVSSRFIQPDNLINLQSVNLSYDMNKKIASKLSMSSLMFQVTANDVVRWSSVKEERGINYPFTRSLTFSIRAAF; this is translated from the coding sequence ATGAAATTGACTACAATCTTACTATTTGTTGGTGCCTTACATTTGTCGGCAGCTACCTTTTCTCAAACAGTAACGCTCTCTCGAAGAAAAACCTCGCTTAAACAAGTTTTTAAGGAGATTAAAAAGCAAACGGGCTATTTTTTCTTTTATAAGGGGCAATTGCTGCAGGATAAACCTGATGTTATAGTCGAGTTTAATAATGCATCGCTGGTAGATGCGCTGAATGCTGCTTTAAAAGACCAAAACCTGAGTTATAATATCGTTAATAAAACCATCGTGATTAACCGCAAGGAGAATTTGCCAGTTGTTACAGCAAGTGTAGCGGTAAAAATTGAGGTAAAAGGTGTTGTTGCTGATAAAGCTACAGGTGAAACCCTTCCCGGCGTTAATGTTTCTATTAAAAACGGGGCAAGCGTAGGCATTACCAACGATAAAGGCGAATTTAAAGTCAATGTTGACGAAGGAAGCATTTTGGTTTTCAGTTATGTGGGCTACGACTTGTTTGAAACCAAGGTTACAGTTACTAAAACGTTAAACGTTAAGCTCAGCCCTAAGATGACCCAAATGAATGATGTAGTAGTAACGGGTTATCAAACGATTAAAAAAGATAACTATACCGGTAACGCAATTACGATATCTGGAGATCAGTTGAAAAGGGTAAATCCACAGAATTTGCTGCAAAGTATCGGCACATTCGATCCTTCATTTAAACTGATCGATAATAATCTTGCAGGTTCAAACCCTAACCGAATTCCTTCTATCAATGTTAGGGGAGCTTCTGCATTACCCAGCGGCGACGGACAGGTATTGAGAAGGGACGAAATTCTTGGAACGGCGAATATGCCTGTTTTTATGCTTGATGGATATGAAGTGAGTGTGCAGAAAGTATTTGATTTGGATGTTAACAGGATCGCATCGGTTACTTCATTAAAAGATGCAGCCGCAACGGCAATCTACGGCTCGCGCGCGGCAAATGGCGTAATTGTGATTACCACTAAAACACCTTTAGAAGGGAAATTACGGGTAGAATACAATTACGAATTGAATCTTACGGCTGCAGATCTGACTGATTATCAGGTTTTAGATGCAGCTGAAAAGCTAGATTATGAAGTGTTAGCGGGTTTGTACAGTTCTTCGAAACAACAGGTGCCACAAGATCAGCTTGATGAAATTTATTACCACAAAAAAGCTAATGTTATTGGTGGGGTTAACAGTTATTGGTTATCGCAACCCCTGCGTAACACGATAGGGCATAAGCATGCTGTAAACCTGGATGGCGGTTCGCAGGCATTCCGCTACAATGTAAATCTTCGTTACCAGACCCGGCCGGGAGCAATGAAAGGTTCTGAAAGGGATCAATATTCTGGTGGAATGAGTTTTCAGTACAATGTGAAGAAACTTCAGTTCAGAAATGAATTATCCATCACACAGGTAGGCGCTACCGAATCTCCATATGGTGATTTTTCTAATTATGTACGGATGAATCCTTATTATCCATTAAAAGATGCAAATGGCGTGGCGATGAGGATTTCGGACGTATATGAAAAACAAGACCGATCAAAAGAATATGTATTTAATCCACTGTTTGACGCGAATTTAAGCAGCTTTAATAAATCTAAGTACACCGAAATTATCGATAACCTTTCTGCCGATTTAGAAGTGGCAAAAGACCTGAGGTTGAGGGCACAGATGAGTGTAACCACACGATCAAATTCTGATGATATATTCACTTCTCCCCAGGCCAATAAATATTACCTGTACACCACAGATAAAATAGATGAGAAAGGAGAATATACAAACCGGGAAATGAAAGAAACCTATTGGGATAGTAACATTAGGTTAACTTGGTTAAAGCAGATAGGTGGCAATTATTTTAACGCTTTGGTAGGTGTAAACGCCCGTACAGAGCTGCGCGACCAGAAAGAGTTTACGGCTATTGGCTTTGCTAACGATCGTTTTACCAGCATTGGCTTTGCCAAAGGCTATGCCGAAGACGGAAAACCGCAAAGCAGGCTCGAAAAGGCTCGTTTGTTTGGTTCGTTTTTTACGATGAACTACTCGTATAAAAACCGGTATCTGATGGATGGAACGGTTCGTATTGATGGTTCATCAAAATTCGGCGTGAACAATAAACTGGCTCCTTTTTGGTCGTTCGGATTAGGTTGGAATGTACATCAGGAGCAATTTCTTAAAGATAATCGTGTGATTAGCCAGCTTAGAATAAAAGCCTCAACAGGCCTCACTGGTTCGGTAGAGTTTGATCCTTACCTATCAAAAACCATTTATAAATATAATACCGGAAACTGGTATTCATCTGGTATTGGTGCCCACGTAAATAATTATGGAAATGAAAACCTAGGCTGGCAAAAAACAAGAATGACGGATATAGGTGTAGACATCGGGCTTTTTAAAGATCGTGTAATGATTATGCCAAGGATATATAAAAAGTTTACCAAAGATATTTTGGCCGATATTACCTTGCCGCCGTCAACAGGATTTTTATCTTATAAAGAAAACCTTGGCGATATGGAAAACAAAGGAGCTGAATTGGGGCTCACCATAGATGCGGTAAGAAGTAAAGACTGGTCGGTAAATCTTAATGCCAGTATGGTTTCCAACAGAAATAAGGTGGTAAGAATTTCAAACGCCTTAAAGAAATATAATGATAGGGCAGACGAACTACAATCTGTAAAGCCAAGTGACGGTGGCTACAGGGGGATTCCTTTGCTTAGGTTTAGCGAAGGACAACCTTTTAATGCCATTTATGGTGTACGTTCTTTAGGCATAGATCCGGAAAATGGACGAGAGCTATACCTCAAAAAAGATGGTACCCTTACCTATGATTACGATAAGAGAGACTATGTTGTAATAGGCGATCCTAATCCGAAAGTGAGCGGCTACTTTGGCGGAACGGTTAACTACAAAAGGTTTAGCCTGTACGTGCAGTTTCAAACCTTTTTCGGTGGCGATAAATACAACCTAACCCTGGTAGAACGTGTTGAAAATGCCGACCCAAGATATAACGTTGATAAACGTGTGTTCGAAGAAAAATGGAAGCAACCGGGCGACCTATCTTTTTATAAAAATATAGCAGATAATGGCGAAACGGATGTTAGTTCGAGATTTATACAGCCTGATAACCTGATCAACCTGCAATCAGTTAACCTTTCTTATGATATGAACAAAAAAATCGCATCAAAATTGTCAATGTCGAGCCTTATGTTTCAGGTAACTGCGAATGATGTTGTGCGTTGGTCATCAGTAAAAGAAGAAAGGGGAATTAATTATCCATTTACCAGGAGTTTAACCTTTTCTATTAGAGCAGCTTTCTAA